From the Accumulibacter sp. genome, one window contains:
- a CDS encoding dihydrolipoyl dehydrogenase, with amino-acid sequence MKPEIRTDVAIIGAGSAGLYAMREVRQAGRSFVLIDHGPLGTTCARVGCMPSKVALHAGRLWAARKEIAGVDGLDALSLDTARLWAALREQRDQFASRPEKAARSMAGDFLLEGPARFREAGVLEVSLGENVQIVRAGAVVIATGSRPVVPAWLATVAERTLTTEQLFELPVLPKRVGVLGLGAIGLEMGLALSRLGVEVIGADVANTVAGIVDPVIGERAVGRFMREITIWLGREVSVSTSGDEVLMCSGERVARVDLLLAALGRRPNVDGLNLAAAGIEVDGRGLPKFDPATMQIGALPVFIAGDATGDRPLMHEAADEGAIAGYNAARSDITRFRRKVPLGMAFSDPDVAAVGARLDQLDAQSIVIGSAGGDSNGRARILGGEDSLLRVYADARDGKLLGAAMVATGGEHIAHLLAWAIQRGETAQSLLQLPFYHPVVEELLQTALKEIAEMFSDGLPVGLVRT; translated from the coding sequence ATGAAACCTGAAATTCGAACCGACGTTGCCATCATCGGTGCCGGTAGCGCCGGCCTGTACGCGATGCGCGAAGTCCGCCAGGCGGGCCGCTCCTTCGTGCTGATCGATCACGGCCCGCTCGGCACCACCTGTGCCCGGGTCGGTTGCATGCCGTCGAAGGTGGCACTGCATGCCGGCCGCCTGTGGGCTGCGCGCAAGGAGATTGCAGGAGTCGATGGCCTCGATGCGCTCAGTCTCGATACGGCCCGACTGTGGGCTGCACTGCGTGAGCAGCGTGACCAGTTCGCCAGCCGGCCGGAAAAGGCGGCGCGTTCGATGGCCGGAGACTTTCTGCTCGAGGGCCCGGCGCGTTTTCGCGAAGCGGGCGTGCTCGAAGTAAGTCTTGGGGAGAATGTCCAGATCGTCCGCGCCGGGGCTGTGGTCATCGCCACCGGTTCGCGTCCGGTTGTGCCGGCTTGGCTGGCGACAGTGGCTGAACGAACGCTGACGACCGAGCAGCTCTTCGAGTTGCCGGTCTTGCCCAAGCGCGTTGGCGTGCTCGGCCTCGGGGCGATCGGGCTGGAAATGGGACTGGCGTTGTCACGCCTTGGCGTCGAAGTGATTGGCGCCGATGTGGCGAATACGGTGGCCGGCATCGTCGACCCAGTGATCGGCGAGCGAGCAGTTGGCCGCTTCATGCGCGAAATCACCATCTGGCTGGGCCGCGAAGTGTCGGTGTCGACCAGCGGGGACGAGGTGCTGATGTGCTCCGGTGAGCGCGTGGCCCGCGTCGATCTGTTGCTTGCCGCGCTCGGACGGAGGCCGAATGTCGACGGCCTGAACCTCGCGGCGGCAGGCATCGAGGTCGACGGACGCGGCTTGCCGAAGTTCGATCCGGCGACGATGCAGATCGGCGCCTTGCCCGTGTTCATCGCCGGTGACGCCACTGGCGACCGGCCGCTGATGCACGAGGCAGCCGACGAGGGCGCGATCGCCGGTTACAACGCGGCGCGCAGCGACATCACCAGGTTCCGGCGCAAGGTGCCGCTCGGCATGGCTTTCTCGGATCCGGATGTGGCCGCCGTCGGTGCACGACTCGACCAGTTGGACGCGCAATCCATCGTTATCGGCAGCGCGGGCGGGGACAGCAACGGGCGCGCCAGAATCCTCGGAGGGGAAGACAGCCTGCTGCGCGTCTATGCTGATGCGCGTGACGGCAAGCTGCTCGGCGCTGCCATGGTGGCGACCGGCGGCGAACACATTGCCCATCTGCTGGCCTGGGCCATCCAGCGCGGCGAGACGGCGCAAAGTCTGTTGCAGTTGCCGTTCTATCATCCGGTCGTCGAGGAACTGCTGCAGACTGCGCTGAAGGAGATCGCCGAGATGTTTTCCGACGGCCTGCCGGTTGGCTTGGTGCGGACCTAG
- a CDS encoding ISKra4 family transposase: MTQVFRQGTRGPEIRPFTRSAEVVCRGCSEPLQRAIVDFGADAPAARIPQKLKEHYGIEVSASTCWPIVLRHAATIDERPKAAAKIPARDGVEQLIGEIDGSMIPVVETAESDDQSAKVDRRKTRRVGWREARLSLVHAPGSVTPVFGATVGPPDQVGETLLRTAVQAGLGRKTKVHAVSDGAAWIADQVSEQFGLQGHFLVDFYHVCDYLTAAGDTIAGTAARAWLETQKDRLKQNRLQDVVEELQRFVEDDTVPDANAPVRAAHRYLTNRPGQFNYQDALVAGLPIGSGEIESAHRYLIQDRLKRAGAWWKLKNAKHMLALRVCRANQEWDRYWQSTRQQAA, translated from the coding sequence TTGACACAGGTCTTCCGGCAAGGGACGCGCGGGCCGGAGATCCGGCCATTCACGCGTTCGGCGGAGGTGGTCTGCCGGGGCTGCTCGGAGCCGCTGCAGCGAGCGATCGTTGATTTCGGGGCGGACGCGCCCGCGGCGCGCATTCCGCAGAAGCTGAAAGAGCACTACGGTATCGAGGTGTCCGCCAGTACGTGCTGGCCGATCGTCTTGCGGCATGCCGCGACGATCGACGAGCGCCCGAAAGCGGCGGCAAAAATCCCGGCACGAGACGGCGTAGAGCAGTTGATCGGCGAGATCGATGGGAGCATGATTCCCGTCGTGGAGACGGCCGAATCGGACGACCAGAGCGCGAAAGTGGACCGCCGCAAGACCCGCCGGGTGGGCTGGAGGGAAGCGCGTTTGAGTCTGGTCCATGCGCCGGGCTCCGTCACCCCGGTGTTCGGCGCCACCGTGGGCCCGCCCGACCAGGTCGGAGAGACGCTGTTGCGCACGGCGGTTCAGGCCGGACTGGGGCGTAAGACCAAGGTCCATGCGGTCAGCGACGGCGCCGCATGGATTGCGGATCAGGTGAGTGAGCAATTCGGACTGCAAGGCCACTTTCTCGTCGATTTCTACCATGTCTGTGACTACCTGACGGCCGCAGGGGACACGATCGCCGGCACGGCGGCGAGGGCTTGGCTGGAAACGCAGAAGGATCGGCTGAAACAGAACCGCCTCCAGGACGTCGTCGAGGAACTGCAGCGATTCGTCGAGGACGACACCGTTCCCGATGCCAACGCCCCGGTGCGCGCGGCGCATCGCTATCTCACCAATCGCCCGGGGCAGTTCAACTATCAAGACGCGCTCGTGGCCGGGCTGCCAATAGGGTCCGGCGAAATCGAAAGCGCACACCGTTACCTCATCCAGGACCGTCTCAAGCGGGCCGGCGCTTGGTGGAAACTGAAAAACGCCAAGCACATGCTGGCGCTGCGTGTCTGCCGCGCCAACCAGGAGTGGGACCGCTATTGGCAGTCCACACGTCAACAGGCCGCCTGA
- the istA gene encoding IS21 family transposase, whose product MSISTDTQAQILRYYHAERWRIGTIASQLGVHHGTVRRVLTQAGLPRTGIAPRPSRIDPYLPLIHATLAQFPTLTARRLYVMVKERGYSGGPDHFRHLVALHRPRPKAEAYLRLSTLPGEQAQVDWGHFGHLEIGRARRALLAFVMVLAWSRMIYLRFFLDARMENFLRGHVGAFDAWRGLPRVLLYDNLKSAVLERQGQAIRFNPTLLQFAGHYRYEPRPVAIARGNEKGRVERAIRYVREAFFAGRSFLDLADLNARAEAWCSGEAADRRCPEDPSLSVREAFALEAAHLLALPEHAYPTDEQVAVKVGKTPYVRFDLNDYSVPPEQVQQTLTVVADPLRVRIVDGPTLLATHRRSYDRGQCIEDPAHIATLVEQKHQASLHRGTDRLTRAVPESRELLVQAAGRGANLGTITAALLRLLDRYGASELRAGIEEALARQVPHLNAVRLALERRREATDRPPPVEIPLPEHLQRRDTPVRPHRLEPYDRLTGATDDPE is encoded by the coding sequence TTGAGCATTTCCACTGATACGCAAGCGCAGATTCTGCGCTACTACCATGCCGAGCGCTGGCGCATCGGCACCATCGCCAGCCAGCTGGGCGTCCATCATGGCACCGTCCGGCGTGTCCTGACGCAGGCGGGTCTGCCACGCACCGGCATCGCGCCGCGGCCTTCCCGCATCGACCCCTACCTGCCCTTGATCCACGCGACCCTGGCGCAGTTTCCGACCCTGACGGCCAGGCGGCTGTACGTCATGGTCAAGGAACGCGGCTACTCCGGCGGTCCCGATCACTTTCGTCATCTGGTCGCCTTGCATCGTCCGCGACCGAAGGCGGAAGCCTACCTGCGGCTCTCGACGCTGCCCGGCGAACAGGCACAGGTCGATTGGGGGCACTTCGGCCACCTGGAAATCGGCCGCGCTCGCCGGGCACTGCTGGCTTTCGTGATGGTGCTGGCGTGGTCGCGCATGATCTATCTGCGCTTCTTTCTCGATGCGCGCATGGAGAACTTCCTGCGCGGCCATGTCGGAGCGTTTGACGCCTGGAGGGGTCTGCCGAGAGTGCTGCTGTACGACAACCTCAAGAGCGCCGTCCTCGAGCGACAAGGGCAGGCGATCCGTTTCAATCCCACCCTACTGCAGTTCGCCGGTCATTATCGCTACGAGCCTCGCCCGGTGGCGATCGCGCGGGGCAATGAGAAGGGGCGCGTGGAAAGGGCCATTCGCTATGTTCGCGAAGCCTTCTTCGCCGGTCGCAGCTTCCTGGATCTGGCGGACCTCAATGCACGGGCGGAAGCTTGGTGTTCGGGAGAGGCGGCGGACCGGCGTTGCCCCGAGGACCCTTCGCTGAGCGTGCGCGAAGCCTTCGCGCTGGAAGCCGCCCATCTGCTGGCGCTGCCGGAGCATGCGTATCCGACCGATGAGCAGGTGGCGGTGAAGGTCGGCAAGACGCCCTATGTGCGCTTCGACCTGAATGACTATTCGGTGCCGCCGGAGCAGGTGCAGCAGACGCTGACGGTGGTCGCCGACCCGCTGCGAGTGCGCATCGTCGATGGGCCGACGCTACTGGCGACGCACCGGCGCAGTTATGACCGGGGGCAGTGCATCGAGGATCCCGCCCATATCGCGACGCTGGTCGAACAGAAGCACCAAGCGAGTCTGCACCGGGGGACCGACCGGCTGACGCGGGCGGTACCGGAAAGCCGGGAGTTGCTCGTCCAGGCGGCCGGCCGGGGGGCGAATCTGGGAACGATCACGGCGGCGCTGTTGCGTCTGCTCGATCGCTACGGTGCAAGCGAGTTGCGGGCGGGCATCGAGGAGGCCTTGGCCCGTCAGGTGCCGCACCTGAATGCGGTGCGCCTGGCGCTGGAGCGCCGGCGCGAAGCGACCGACCGGCCGCCACCGGTCGAGATCCCCTTGCCCGAGCACCTGCAGCGCCGCGATACGCCGGTCCGGCCGCATCGGCTGGAACCCTACGACCGGCTGACGGGGGCGACCGATGATCCCGAGTGA